From the genome of Zalophus californianus isolate mZalCal1 chromosome 6, mZalCal1.pri.v2, whole genome shotgun sequence, one region includes:
- the C6H15orf65 gene encoding uncharacterized protein C15orf65 homolog — protein MTEYDWDKKCASTSNSGTEVKPEQFPPCVNTGNPVFSCMLDPKTLHTATSLSKSKMIMYKTNSCNYGEFLPMPQFFPCSYTPREQVFSSHIRATGFYQNNSLNTTPDRTRTLDFPNFQHTL, from the exons ATGACCGAGTACGACTGG gACAAGAAATGTGCTTCAACTTCAAATTCAGGCACAGAAGTGAAACCTGAACAATTTCCTCCTTGTGTGAACACTGGCAATCCTGTGTTTTCATGTATgttggacccaaagacactccaTACAGCTACCTCACTATCAAAATCTAAGATGATTATGTATAAAACCAATTCATGTAATTATGGTGAATTTTTACCTATGCCACAGTTTTTTCCCTGCAGTTATACTCCAAGGGAGCAAGTATTTTCAAGCCACATTAGAGCTActggattttatcaaaataacTCTCTAAACACTACACCTGATAGAACCAGAACCCTTGACTTTCCTAATTTTCAACATACTCTATGA